A region of Actinomycetota bacterium DNA encodes the following proteins:
- a CDS encoding alpha/beta hydrolase — protein sequence MAVDREVHWHELDDGARLPWLEFGPRDGVALVAMPGLTDGLAPISESAAALSVLQPPTDFRAYRVIALSFRHPIRHGASTRDLAGDLSAFLEAEVGRPAIVSGHSMGGMVAQHVAADRPDLVAGLILSATAAYADEALERGLQRWEALLRAGDWRGFFRDAVDTSYTGGARLRRRLMQRLTPAPAVPELLERHLALSAAARAHDARPSLARVHAPAIVMAGEHDPLVRAQRSRELAEMLPAAEFRLFSGLAHGFPEQARERYSDQVVAFVKRVAL from the coding sequence TTGGCGGTCGACCGCGAGGTGCACTGGCACGAGCTCGATGACGGGGCGCGGCTGCCGTGGCTCGAGTTCGGTCCCCGAGACGGGGTGGCACTCGTCGCGATGCCGGGCCTCACCGACGGGCTGGCCCCGATCTCGGAGTCAGCCGCCGCGCTGTCGGTGCTGCAGCCCCCAACGGACTTCCGCGCCTACCGCGTCATCGCGCTGTCGTTCCGACACCCGATCCGTCACGGTGCCTCGACCCGCGACCTGGCCGGCGACCTGTCGGCGTTCCTCGAGGCCGAGGTCGGCCGGCCCGCGATCGTCTCGGGGCACTCGATGGGCGGGATGGTCGCCCAGCACGTCGCGGCCGACCGACCCGACCTGGTCGCGGGGCTGATCCTGTCCGCCACCGCGGCCTACGCCGACGAAGCGCTCGAGCGCGGCCTGCAGCGGTGGGAAGCGCTGCTGCGTGCCGGCGACTGGCGCGGCTTCTTCCGCGACGCCGTCGACACGTCATACACGGGAGGGGCGCGGTTGCGACGGAGGCTGATGCAGCGGCTCACCCCCGCCCCCGCGGTGCCCGAGCTGCTCGAGCGCCACCTCGCCCTGTCGGCAGCGGCTCGCGCTCACGATGCGCGCCCCAGCCTCGCCCGCGTCCACGCCCCCGCGATCGTCATGGCCGGCGAGCACGATCCGCTCGTGCGGGCGCAGCGGTCGCGCGAGCTCGCGGAGATGCTGCCGGCGGCGGAGTTCCGGCTGTTCTCAGGGCTGGCCCACGGGTTCCCCGAGCAGGCACGCGAGCGCTATAGCGACCAGGTCGTCGCGTTCGTCAAGCGGGTCGCGTTGTAG
- a CDS encoding FAD-binding oxidoreductase has translation MGRERSWWGWGYEDEHLTGEALEGLGAEVARRLDTEVAVRAPADIGDLDLPSSRVNVPDALAAIADATPRGRAVHAHGNSFRDVVGAFEGTLEHYPDVVVRPRTAEEVVATLEWCSEAQIACVPFGGGTSVVGGVTPTGDLDAVVSLDLGALDRVVEVDTVSRAARIQAGALGPVIENQLRPHDLTLRHFPQSWEFSTLGGWLATRAGGHFATLATHIDDLVESITAITPSGEWVSRRLPGSGAGPSPDRLLLGSEGTLGVITEAWMRVQPRPTFRSQASVQFPDFASGADAVRDLAQSGLYPANCRLLDPTEAALSGAGDGAVAVLVLGFESDDHPLHAWIDRAVELCRDRGGTVSGEVRHREGDTTGTSEGSAGSWRGTFLRAPYLRDALVALGVVVETVETAITWDRFHRFVAEVDDAVRRAATEVCGAAVISCRLTHAYPDGAAPYFTVIAPGESGARVAQWDTIKEAASEAILAQGGTITHHHAVGRDHVPWYVRQRPDPFGAALAAAKRAVDPAAILNPGVLGL, from the coding sequence GTGGGTCGGGAACGGTCGTGGTGGGGCTGGGGGTACGAGGACGAGCACCTGACGGGTGAGGCTCTCGAGGGCCTGGGCGCCGAGGTCGCTCGTCGCCTCGACACCGAGGTCGCCGTCCGCGCCCCTGCCGACATCGGTGATCTCGATCTGCCATCCTCGCGCGTCAACGTCCCCGACGCGCTGGCGGCGATCGCCGACGCGACCCCACGGGGCCGAGCCGTCCACGCCCACGGCAACAGCTTCCGCGACGTCGTCGGTGCGTTCGAGGGGACGCTCGAGCACTACCCCGATGTCGTCGTCCGTCCGCGCACCGCCGAGGAGGTCGTCGCCACGCTCGAATGGTGCTCGGAGGCGCAGATCGCGTGCGTCCCCTTCGGAGGCGGCACGTCGGTGGTCGGCGGGGTGACGCCGACCGGAGACCTCGACGCGGTCGTCTCGCTCGACCTCGGGGCGCTGGACCGCGTCGTCGAGGTGGACACGGTGTCGCGGGCAGCACGCATCCAGGCCGGGGCACTCGGGCCCGTCATCGAGAACCAGCTGCGGCCGCACGACCTCACGCTGCGGCACTTCCCCCAATCGTGGGAGTTCTCCACCCTCGGTGGCTGGCTGGCGACGCGGGCCGGCGGCCACTTCGCAACGCTCGCGACACACATCGACGACCTGGTCGAGTCCATCACCGCCATCACACCATCGGGCGAGTGGGTGTCGCGCCGTCTGCCCGGATCCGGCGCCGGCCCGTCGCCCGACCGCCTGCTGCTAGGCAGCGAGGGCACCCTGGGTGTCATCACCGAGGCGTGGATGCGGGTGCAGCCCCGTCCGACGTTCCGGTCGCAGGCGAGCGTGCAGTTCCCCGACTTCGCCTCCGGCGCCGACGCCGTCCGTGACCTCGCGCAGTCGGGGCTGTACCCCGCCAACTGCCGGCTCCTCGACCCCACGGAGGCGGCCCTGTCCGGCGCCGGTGACGGAGCGGTGGCGGTGCTGGTCCTGGGCTTCGAGTCGGACGACCACCCGCTGCACGCCTGGATCGACCGTGCCGTCGAGCTGTGTCGCGATCGCGGCGGGACGGTCTCGGGCGAGGTCCGCCACCGCGAGGGTGACACCACCGGCACGAGCGAAGGGAGCGCGGGATCCTGGCGCGGGACCTTCCTTCGCGCCCCGTACCTCCGTGACGCGCTGGTCGCGCTCGGTGTGGTCGTCGAGACCGTCGAGACCGCGATCACCTGGGATCGCTTCCACCGCTTCGTCGCCGAGGTGGACGACGCGGTCCGTCGAGCCGCCACCGAGGTGTGCGGCGCCGCCGTGATCTCGTGCCGCCTCACCCACGCCTACCCCGACGGCGCCGCGCCCTACTTCACGGTCATCGCCCCGGGCGAGAGCGGGGCCCGCGTGGCCCAGTGGGACACCATCAAGGAGGCGGCGTCCGAGGCGATCCTCGCCCAGGGCGGCACCATCACCCACCACCACGCCGTCGGCCGCGACCACGTCCCCTGGTACGTCCGTCAGCGCCCCGACCCCTTCGGCGCGGCTCTGGCCGCGGCGAAACGCGCGGTCGATCCCGCCGCGATCCTCAACCCTGGCGTCCTGGGTCTGTGA
- a CDS encoding SDR family NAD(P)-dependent oxidoreductase, translating into MFVSGASRGIGLALARTVPWAGAHVIDLSRHGPGEDAPSVEHVPCDLADPASWRDVARLFRERIGAFEGDRVVFVHCAGTLTPIGFAGEIDGDAYTTNVVLNSAAPQVLGHRFLGALRDRPELTSHLWLISSGAASSVYEGWSSYGAGKAAVEHWVRAVGKEQQRRGGCQVLAVAPGVVATAMQEQIRATDERDFPTKDKFVQLHEQQQLRDPEVVAEQLWSLAARSDLASGSVIDLRDLAPADQPDA; encoded by the coding sequence GTGTTCGTCTCGGGTGCCTCGCGCGGCATCGGCCTCGCCCTCGCCCGGACCGTGCCGTGGGCGGGTGCACACGTCATCGATCTGAGCCGGCACGGGCCCGGCGAGGACGCCCCTTCGGTCGAGCACGTGCCATGTGACCTCGCCGACCCGGCCTCCTGGCGTGACGTCGCGCGGCTGTTCCGCGAACGCATCGGAGCGTTCGAGGGCGACCGCGTCGTCTTCGTGCACTGCGCGGGCACGCTGACGCCGATCGGCTTCGCCGGCGAGATCGACGGTGACGCCTACACCACCAACGTCGTGCTCAACAGCGCCGCCCCGCAGGTGCTCGGTCACCGCTTCCTCGGGGCGCTGCGCGACCGACCCGAGCTCACGTCACACCTGTGGCTCATCAGCTCCGGAGCTGCCTCGAGCGTCTACGAGGGCTGGTCGTCCTACGGTGCCGGCAAGGCGGCGGTCGAGCACTGGGTACGGGCCGTGGGCAAGGAGCAACAACGGCGGGGCGGCTGTCAGGTGCTCGCGGTCGCACCCGGGGTCGTCGCCACGGCCATGCAGGAGCAGATCAGAGCGACCGACGAGCGCGACTTCCCGACCAAGGACAAGTTCGTACAGCTCCACGAACAGCAGCAGCTGCGGGACCCGGAAGTGGTCGCCGAGCAGCTGTGGTCGCTCGCCGCCCGCTCCGACCTCGCGAGTGGCAGCGTGATCGACCTGCGCGACCTGGCTCCCGCGGACCAGCCGGACGCGTGA